The genomic interval CGGGTCGAGTTTTTGTTTACCTAGATCTGAATGGGAAACACGTTTCGTATCGTTTCTGCGGAGAGAGTGTGAAAAGCGAGCGGAATCTTCCTTACATGCGTATAGATATTGGCCAATTGCTGTCCTATATATGTAAAATGGTGCGCTTATACAGGCGGCAAGCTGTGAGATTAATGATCTTGCCTATTAATCAATGATATTTTCACTGATTGCTTTAATTAGCTAATATTGATTTAGCTTATTGGAAAAAACTTGaactaaatataataaatgaaatattaccAATTATCagaaatatgtaaaaataaattatttagaaAACTCACCACAGACAGCAAGTCACGAAAAATCAGACATAAATCATACTTTTCCGATAATATTCGTCACCAATATGGAGTTTCAAGGAAAGTTCAAGTGACGGGAGGTCAACTGCAGCACATGGTTTTAGGCTTACTATAAACTGCCACATTCAAGTTTATTAGAGGCATTACCAAAATATAGATGATTTTAATGTTATcgtaaagaaataaaactaattgaGAGTGAAGGTTGGGCATATTCAAACGAAAGACTCAAGAAGCGAACTTGACTTTTTTTGACTCAACTATTTCTTTGCAACTTTCATGCCTTTGCATTAAGAAATGAAAACGTTGAAGTTTTGTTACCAAATACTTTCTTTAATTTCACTCATTTTTTCTTCTTAAAAACCTAAACACATAGTTAAACTATAAATCCATTAATGGGTGTGATGTGGTGTGATGTCTAGCCCAAAAACAGCAGCTTCTTGAGCAGCTTCAGCTTGAGCAGGAAGGACTGGTCGTCGGATGGGTTGGCGGACTCACTGCCAGGACCCTCGAAGCCGTCGGGAATGGCCTCCTCGCGAGGAGCAGCACTGGTGGCCATGAAGCACACGGCAAGGCAAAGGAACACGCTCTGTAAAGGATGGGTCAGTTAGTTTCGATGTGGTATTCCATGTCGGGTTTTTAGGTGACGCACCAGGAGCAAGAACTTCATGTTGTATGTGGCTTCGGTTGGGCTGGATGTATGTGATCGATCGATGGACTCGCACTGCGCGTTGACAGACCTGCTTGCACTGATCACCAGACCCCGCCGACCCGTCTATTTATATGCCTGTTCAGTTGAGAGTGAGTTGCTCGGCTGGCGGACCGCTCGTCTTTCATAGAAACTAAAACAACGCGGAGCGTCAGCCAAAGATTTAGTGATTGACGAGTCGGTGGGTGGGGGAAATCAATCTGTTTGGACTATTAAAAGTGATTTTAGTCCAACACGCATGTGATAACAAAAGCCAGGTTCCCTTTTTTTCGTAGCCAAGTTGTGGTTTCATTGTTGGACTTTCGATGCCTTATGTTTGGgccatttgtttgcttgtggtttctccgggcttcgctTCTTTTTGCTAATCGGTGTTTCCTTGGCTCTGGGTTCTATTTGAGTTGGCCATTAGCTGCGAACGGATTCTCTGCTAAATATTAATTAGCGACTTGACATTGGCCTTAACGTTCTGATCAGCCATTAGCTCTTCGTTCACACCTCCATAATAGGCTAGTGTAGCTGAATTATCCGAAAATAGTTATGTTTTCAAGTGTGTAAGATGGCAAACGCTGAATTATCTGTTCcgcaaatttaaatttaagcagGCGGTTTGACAATGTCAACCTGCCAATCTTGCTAATTGTGCTGTACTGTAGAATAAAAGTCGATTGTAAAGGTAAACCACTCGTAAATAGTTTAGATCCTTTAtatttaagcaatttaaaaCATAGTTTTCTTCTTTATAATCCATAATAATAAAGGGATATTTACAAGCGACAAAAAAGAGAAGAAGCAGAGCAAATATATCCTTTTTTTGATTTCCTTATGCACATGTGTTCCTATGCCCAcgtttatatacatttttaaaatataaatgattgGCGCCATATTCCAGGGCTGCCacccttatcaaaaatgtataagtCCAGCAACATCAATCTACGCCGATTGCAAAAAACCTATCGATACATAAAACATCCATTGCTTTAGCACAAAAGTACCAACATTAATCGAAATACCAACAGCTATCGAAATTCGATAGCGTCGATACTCTGTaacaacacaaataaaaaaaagaaacaaattagtcaaattacaaaattattagTTATCAAATAGCGGACACCATCAAACTCAAAATTAGCCCAATTTCATTCACACGCGCACAGGAAGAGAACAAACGGATACGATGACGGGTTCGTTCAGTGTGAAGCTCAAGTCCAAAAAAGGTCAATTCATTGTCAACGACCTGAACGAGCATACGACGCTGGGGGAGCTGAAAACGAAAATAGTCCAGGCCACCGACATCCAAGCGCCCCAGCTGCACGTCCTGGTCGGCTATCCGCCCAAGCCACTGGATCTctcgcagcagcaggagcagcgcgACCTCAAGGCGGTCGGAATCAACAGCGGAGAGACGCTGATTGTCGAGGAGAAGGCAATTGCACCAGCGACCGCCCTTGCTACCGCTGCCCCAGTGCCTGGCGGCAGCAGCATGGAGGATGACGAGGCGCTGGCGCGTCGTCTGCAGGCCGAGGAGGAGGCACAGCTGCTGCAGGAAACCGCTGGCGGTCCAGTTGCCCAGGCACCAGAGTTCCAGCTGCCGGTGGCGCCCACGGAAAGCGGGCCGAATGGCGACTTCAATGGCATCCTGCTGAAGAAGGTGGTGCCGGCGGACAACTCGTGCCTCTTCACCAGCATTCGATTCGTGCTCAACGGGAAGGTGGACAACGAGGGCAGCGAAATGATGCGACACATCATTGCCCAGGAGGTGGCTGCCGATCCGCAGAGCTACAACGACGCCGTGCTGGGCAAATCGAATGCCGAGTACTGCGCCTGGATACAGAAGGCGGACTCTTGGGGCGGCGCCATTGAGGTGTCCATACTGTCCAACTACTATGGCATTGAGATCGATGTGGTGGACATACAGAACGCCATTATCAATCGATTTGGCGAGGACAAGAACTTTGGACTGCGTGTCTTCCTGCTCTTCGATGGCATCCACTACGATCCACTGTACATGGAGACATCGTCGAGTGCTGCTCCGGCTACCATCTTCCCggtggaggaggtgggcgTCTATCAGCAGGCCGAGCAGTTGGCCAACGAGGCGCAGTCCTCCCGCCAATACACCAATGTGGACAAATTCACGCTGCGCTGCATGCAGTGCGATGTTAGGCTGGTCGGCCAAGTGCAGGCCCAGGAGCACGCCAAGCAAACCGGACACAAGAGCTTTGGAGAGATTTAATACGTCCTGATCTTCGGCACCGTCTACATTGTGGCTTTCATGCTGTTCGCCTACTACCTGCTCACCACCTAGCCACAATCGCCGTGCGAGGAGTCATCTCATTAGCAGTACTACCTCCACATCACCGCCTACCTAAGTTATTGATTATTGTGCCCAGCCGCCTGTATTCATGTTAGACCCCATTAAATCCCTTTCGGAATGCAATAAAGTATACACCTTCATCTACACTACACTTGTCATCTTATCTCTTGGTTATCTGGCCAAGTTCCAGAAAGCTAAAGATGAAAAGAAGTAAGAACATCCAATTACGTACCAACTCGTTTACTGAGCGTCGAGGAAAATAGAGGCGTATCAAACTCCAAGTTGACCATCACATCTCAATGGACAATTACATTACATTTACTATGGCTATCTTAGGTTCAGTGCTAGGAGGCCCATGGCGGGGTCATGGCAGCGGGATTCTGGAGGTAGGACATCACCACCGCACTGACACTCAGCATGAAGGAGGAGAGCACCTGTTTGGCATCGTCGCTGGCCCGCGAGCTGGCGAAACTGATGCAGGAGCAGTACAGCGCAAACCAGGCGCACCACTTCAGCTATGAGGGATGGTAAATACTGATAAGTGCCAAGTCACTGGGTTGTAATCTTCAAGGTGTTATTACCTTCATCATCAGTCCACACATGGAGAAAATCATGCCCAGAATGTTCATGTAATCGGGCATCATGTCCTCGTTGGCGCCGCCGCTTTGGCCCTGGTTCTTGGGCGCCTTGTAGCGGTTGATCTTCTCCTTGCGGCGCGGATCCACGGTGATGCTcatctttaatttatttaattttcaccaatttaatcaaaaaacCAGGTCAGATTCCAATGGATGTGTGCGGGGAATGTGAATGGCACGTACGCTGCTTGCGTACTTGTTTGAATGGCATTTGACTTCAGGTGGCAACACTCTCCAATCAGCTGTTTCTTTATTTACACCGCCGCCGCACGCACgtttaaaatagttttgttaattacataaaaatcACTGTAATCACAGAAAATTGCAACAGAAAACATGGCTCTGCGGTTGCTTAGCCGTTCGATGAGCTGCCACATACGTGGCTTGCAATTAAATGCCACCGGCAGACCGTTAAATAGTTATATCAGTCGGCTAGAGATTCCGCATGCAACCTGGTCGTGCTCACAAAACCGCCGGCTGCACGTGAGGATTACGGATCAAGAAGCCGGTTTGCAGACCAAACGAGAGGCGAACCGGAACCAAAATCCTTTTCGTGAAGAAGTTCTGGAGGAACTTGTCACAGCACCTCCAAACGAGCGCCACAAGTCGAAGCCagaaaagaaacccaaagagAAGTCCACCAAAAAGGTAAAGGACTTTGGTGATCCGGACACCTTTGGCGATGCCAAGGTAGTTGTAGCAGAAGATCCGGGTGATGTCGAGGAAGAGGAATTCATTAGCAACCCCACAAGGCGCTCAAAGAAACTACAAGCCGTGGAGTATGCCCGCCAGATCAAGGATCATCTGAAGGCGAATCGCCTAAACGATGCCATCGCTGTGCTGGAGCAACGGATGCTGAAGGAAGATCGCGCCAAGCCGGACAAGTACATATACAATCTGCTGATCAGTGGCTGTGCCAAGGCGGGCTACACCCGCAAGGCCTTCTCCCTGTACACCAAGATGCGGCAACGCGGCCTTCAAGTAACCGGAGGAACCTACACCTCACTGTTCAACGCCTGCGCCAATGCTCCCTCCTTGAGCGATGGCCTAACCAAGGCCCAAATCCTGCGGGAGAACATGCTCGAGAAGGGCTACGAACCAAATGTGAAGAACTACAATGCCATGATCAAAGCGTATGGAAGATGCGGCGATGTGGACACCGCCTACATGCTTGCGGATGAAATGATGGAGCGCCAGCTGGAGCTGAATGCCGATACATTCAACTTTCTGCTGCAGGCGTGTGCCAGCCACTCGGAGCACGGTTTCCGCCATGCTCTGCTCACTTGGCACAACATGTTGCAGCGAGGTATTAGCCCGGACTACTACAGCTTCAATGCGATGCTCAGATGTGCAAGGGATTGTGGCTTTGGTGACTTGGATTCCATGCGTGAGGTTCTCGATCGAATTGCGCCATCGGCAGCTAGAAAGAAACCAGTTCTCCAGTTGGAGGAAGGCAAGGCAGATGATTTACCCAGTGTACAATCCAGCACAGCTTCGCTGCCTGCCCAGATTGAGGTGGCCACAACAGCAAGCGAGCTGGAACTACCCAATCTCTTGCTACCACAGCCCCATCTGGGCAGTTTGGTGGCCCTGGAGGAGGTGACACGTCCACACGAGCGCTTCCTGCTACTTGGCGGTCTCACTGGCTTTCTGGAGCACATGAAGCAGCACAACATCACGCCGGACATCGAAACATTTACCGCCATGCTGGAGGTGATACCACCCACAAATACTGCGGAGAAGCAGCTGCTGACGTTTGTGCGCAAGATTGGACTCAAGGCGGACATCGACTTCTTCAACATACTGATCAAGAAGCGTTCCATGCGCTTCGATTACGAGAGTGCTAAGGAAGTGCTCCACATGGTTCGCACGGCGGGATTGCGGCCGGACATTGTCACCTACGGTGTGCTCGCCCTGGGCTGTCGCACACAGGAGGAGGCTAGGGAGCTGCTGGAACAGATGCAGGTGGCGGGCATTAAGATGAACATGCCCATACTGGGGGCCATGCTGCGACAGGGCTGCGCCAACAAATCCTTCAGCTACGTCAACGAGATCATTCAGTTGAGTCTGGAGGAGGGCCTCAAGCCAAATGAATCCTTCCTGCGTCACCTGCACAACTTTCACAGGGGTTGTGCGCGAGCCATCGATGCCAGAGTGAGTTTATCGCCAATTTTCTGCTGGTGCAATCATTAATTGTTGTGTACATTCAGCATCCATCAACCAAGACGGCAGCCTTCAAGAAGGGACACTCAAAATTCTGTGATAAATACCGCCTGTACTACGAGGAGCTGGGACTGGCCGGTCTCAAGCTGGAGGATGCCATTACCAAGATGAAGGAGCGCCCGTATGAGAAGTTCAAGCTGCCCCCAGTGGATGGAATGGAACCACTCAAGCATGAGCAACTTAAACACAAAACGAAACAGCGAAAGTACATCAAGAAGATCAAGATACATGAGCTGCAGGATGACCCTCCCAAGGAGTTGTTGAAGAGGATAGAATAAGCTAAATAGTTGAACTCCCAATAAAGTTTATTAGTATCTGTTAACCAATCATGGTGCGTTTGCGTCCGCGTGCTCTCACCTCCTCGAACTTGGAGAGCACTGCCTGCGTGTCCTTGCTGTATGCTTCGCCATAGGCGGCCAGGATGTGCTCGAATAGATACGGCTGTTCGCTGTGGGTGCTGAGTAGCGCCCGTTCCAGAACGTACAGATCCACACCCTTGTCCTCGGTGGCCTCATTGTAGTGACTCAAGCCGAAATCTATGAGGATGACATCGTAGTCGCCCCCCTTGGGATTGATGAGGATGTTTGAAGTGGTCAGATCGCCGTGTATTATGTGATTGGAGTGCATTTTCCCAATGATTTTGCCGATCCGCGTGCAGAACGCCAGCAAAGATTTCATGGCTACAGCCTCTGTCTGAGTGGACACTGTCTCCTGGATGAACTGCTTGGCCGTCTTGGCTGCATCAAAGTACTCCATATACAGCTTGTGGGTGTTGAGGTCCGTGTGGAGGATCCTTGGTGCCAGGATTCCGGCCGCTAGACATCTTCCCGACGCCTTGGCCTCCGCCTTCATGCGCTGCCGCGTGATCTGGGTGTCCAGTTCCGGGTGGCGGTACTTCTTCACGAACCGCTCCTTGATCAGGCAGGATTCCCCTTTGAAATCGCCCAGATATAGACGTCCTTCGGCGCCTTGTTTCAGGATTTCCAGggacattttttatttcgcatCAAAACAAACCGGCTCAGTTGTCTAAACCGAGGTGGCAACTCCACGCAGTGGCGTGGTTGAGAGGGGTTGGAAAATATATCaaggtatttttaaaaagtttgcaaaaaaaatatttatacacaaatacagaattaaaaagaaaacaaacaatattttGTAAACACGGAAATCTTTTAAATGTAAATCCCCTTCAAATTTGAACACCCACGCCCAAAAGTTCATTTGTCATTCACCACGAAGCGCGTGCAAGCAGCTGTTTGTGGTTTAGTATTTACTCCTATAGCGCCAATCCAATCTCTGAGTGAATCATCAGGAAAACCCATCACAACATCGTCAGAAGTCGAGAAACTAAGTTTAGGTTCACACCAAATCCCAAAATGTTCAACAATATTTTCGGAAAGAAGCCCACCgtgaaggagcagcagcgggaGAACGATCGATCGCTGCGCAAGGCCACCAGGGACATCGAACGGGAGAGGCGGAAattggaggaggaggagcgcaagctggagctggagatcCGACGAAATGCCGCCGCTGGAAACAACGATGCCTGCCGCATCCTGGCCAAGCAGTTGGTGGAGATCAGGAAGCAGAAGTCACGCACCTACGCGGCATCGGGAAAGATCCAGTCCATTGGCTACCAGAACAAGAACATGGGCGCCAATATCGCGCTTAGCGAAGCCATGGGCACCACGGCCAAGACGATGGGCGCAATGAACAAGGTGATGCGTCCGGAGGCCATCGGGGAAACAGTTCGCCAGTTCCAAGCGGCCAACATGAAGATGGAGATGACCGACGAGATGATTAACGACACACTGGACGACATGCTGAACGAGTCCGGCGACGAGGAGGAGTCCAATGCCGTGGTCAACAAGGTGCTCGACGAGATTGGCATCGAGATCTCTGGCAAGATGTCCAGCATTCCGGACACGGGATCCACAGACTTTGAGACGAGTGGCAAGCGCACCGAGAAGGACATTGCTGATCAACTGGCCAAATTGCGCTCCTCTTAGTTCTAAACTGTTTTCTATCTTATATTGTAACTACTGTGAAAACCGCTGTTATCCATAGCCCGTAAGgaattatatttatgtacaaCGCTTACAAACGAGCTGTCATTCCACCGCCGGCCACAATGGACTCTCCGGTAATGTACCCCGCATCCTCGGACACCAAAAAGGAGACAACGCCAGCCATCTCCTCGCTGGTCCCCAGACGACCCATGGGTATTTTGCTCAAAGCCGCTTCATTTGCCGACTCGTTCTCGTAGAGTGCCTTGGAGAACTTGGTCCTGATGACTCCTGGCGCCAGGCAGTTGACGCGAATGCCCTCGGGTGCCAGATCCTTAGCGGCTGCCTTGGTCAAGCCAATCAGAGCGGTCTTGCTGACGGAATAGGCTCCCAGTAGCTGTGGGATTAAGATTAAGCAGAGATAAGCATTGAACAACTTGAACCATAGATAAGGCGACTAACCTCAAAGGCATCGTAGCCAGCAATGGAGGAGACGAAAACGATGCTGGAGTTCTTTTGCTGGCGAAGAAGAGGCAGTGCCTCCTTGGCCAGGAGATAGGAACTCTTCACATTCACATCGAAGATCTTGTCCCACACCTTTTCGTCGCACTCGAGAACGCCGCCCACCGCAGGATTGGTGGCGGCATTGCTGACCAGAATGTTCAGCTTGCCAAACTTGCTGATTGTCTCCGCGAAGAGCTGTTTGCGATCCTCGGGCTCGCTGACATGGCACTTCAAGCCGTGGACATTCAAGTTTAGTTTTCGCAGCTCCGCCAGAGCAGAGTCCACATTCTTTTGCTTGCGACTGCTGATGACCACTGC from Drosophila yakuba strain Tai18E2 chromosome 3L, Prin_Dyak_Tai18E2_2.1, whole genome shotgun sequence carries:
- the LOC6533033 gene encoding uncharacterized protein LOC6533033, whose amino-acid sequence is MKFLLLSVFLCLAVCFMATSAAPREEAIPDGFEGPGSESANPSDDQSFLLKLKLLKKLLFLG
- the LOC6533034 gene encoding ubiquitin thioesterase OTU1, which produces MTGSFSVKLKSKKGQFIVNDLNEHTTLGELKTKIVQATDIQAPQLHVLVGYPPKPLDLSQQQEQRDLKAVGINSGETLIVEEKAIAPATALATAAPVPGGSSMEDDEALARRLQAEEEAQLLQETAGGPVAQAPEFQLPVAPTESGPNGDFNGILLKKVVPADNSCLFTSIRFVLNGKVDNEGSEMMRHIIAQEVAADPQSYNDAVLGKSNAEYCAWIQKADSWGGAIEVSILSNYYGIEIDVVDIQNAIINRFGEDKNFGLRVFLLFDGIHYDPLYMETSSSAAPATIFPVEEVGVYQQAEQLANEAQSSRQYTNVDKFTLRCMQCDVRLVGQVQAQEHAKQTGHKSFGEI
- the LOC6533035 gene encoding protein Asterix, with product MSITVDPRRKEKINRYKAPKNQGQSGGANEDMMPDYMNILGMIFSMCGLMMKLKWCAWFALYCSCISFASSRASDDAKQVLSSFMLSVSAVVMSYLQNPAAMTPPWAS
- the LOC6533036 gene encoding pentatricopeptide repeat-containing protein 1, mitochondrial yields the protein MALRLLSRSMSCHIRGLQLNATGRPLNSYISRLEIPHATWSCSQNRRLHVRITDQEAGLQTKREANRNQNPFREEVLEELVTAPPNERHKSKPEKKPKEKSTKKVKDFGDPDTFGDAKVVVAEDPGDVEEEEFISNPTRRSKKLQAVEYARQIKDHLKANRLNDAIAVLEQRMLKEDRAKPDKYIYNLLISGCAKAGYTRKAFSLYTKMRQRGLQVTGGTYTSLFNACANAPSLSDGLTKAQILRENMLEKGYEPNVKNYNAMIKAYGRCGDVDTAYMLADEMMERQLELNADTFNFLLQACASHSEHGFRHALLTWHNMLQRGISPDYYSFNAMLRCARDCGFGDLDSMREVLDRIAPSAARKKPVLQLEEGKADDLPSVQSSTASLPAQIEVATTASELELPNLLLPQPHLGSLVALEEVTRPHERFLLLGGLTGFLEHMKQHNITPDIETFTAMLEVIPPTNTAEKQLLTFVRKIGLKADIDFFNILIKKRSMRFDYESAKEVLHMVRTAGLRPDIVTYGVLALGCRTQEEARELLEQMQVAGIKMNMPILGAMLRQGCANKSFSYVNEIIQLSLEEGLKPNESFLRHLHNFHRGCARAIDARHPSTKTAAFKKGHSKFCDKYRLYYEELGLAGLKLEDAITKMKERPYEKFKLPPVDGMEPLKHEQLKHKTKQRKYIKKIKIHELQDDPPKELLKRIE
- the LOC6533037 gene encoding EKC/KEOPS complex subunit Tp53rk yields the protein MSLEILKQGAEGRLYLGDFKGESCLIKERFVKKYRHPELDTQITRQRMKAEAKASGRCLAAGILAPRILHTDLNTHKLYMEYFDAAKTAKQFIQETVSTQTEAVAMKSLLAFCTRIGKIIGKMHSNHIIHGDLTTSNILINPKGGDYDVILIDFGLSHYNEATEDKGVDLYVLERALLSTHSEQPYLFEHILAAYGEAYSKDTQAVLSKFEEVRARGRKRTMIG
- the LOC6533038 gene encoding charged multivesicular body protein 2b, whose protein sequence is MFNNIFGKKPTVKEQQRENDRSLRKATRDIERERRKLEEEERKLELEIRRNAAAGNNDACRILAKQLVEIRKQKSRTYAASGKIQSIGYQNKNMGANIALSEAMGTTAKTMGAMNKVMRPEAIGETVRQFQAANMKMEMTDEMINDTLDDMLNESGDEEESNAVVNKVLDEIGIEISGKMSSIPDTGSTDFETSGKRTEKDIADQLAKLRSS
- the LOC6533039 gene encoding dehydrogenase/reductase SDR family member 4 — translated: MLHLGKQLVVRAPKLRLSAGAVSGSGQSSSLDQNSNNYSPNRVGPNLNQCHKRLSSTSQSSTAGTMKRLTGKVAVVTASTDGIGFAIAKRLAEDGAAVVISSRKQKNVDSALAELRKLNLNVHGLKCHVSEPEDRKQLFAETISKFGKLNILVSNAATNPAVGGVLECDEKVWDKIFDVNVKSSYLLAKEALPLLRQQKNSSIVFVSSIAGYDAFELLGAYSVSKTALIGLTKAAAKDLAPEGIRVNCLAPGVIRTKFSKALYENESANEAALSKIPMGRLGTSEEMAGVVSFLVSEDAGYITGESIVAGGGMTARL